The genomic stretch ACAACTTTATGAAGctattgtgagaaaaaaaaaaaaaaaaaagttcttatttatactgacagagaagacatagaagtttgtgtcagtttttgtttcatgtggacaggaTAATAACCTAACCACAGGCCAGGTTAAAACATCTGCACACACAGTTAAACAGTAAATTGCACTATATATTATTGACCTGTCCTCTAATTCAATTTAATAACTATCATAATCATCACAATGCCTTCAATGCAGACTCAAATTCATGTCACTGTATCTTTTTCAGTGTATTGCCATCATGTCTTGTTTTGGGATGTGGATCCCCCGAGCCGTCATGTTCACAGACATGGCATCAAACTGGTGAGCTGACTCCCTCGCTTCATTATTTCAACACATGATATGAACACATAAAGTACCTTGCTTTGTCCTTGAGATTATGTcttcaaataaaacatggatGAATCATTACACAAAACCTGTTCAAAGATCTGACCTTCAGAAGAGCGCTCATTTTTATAGGCTTTCTCTGGATACATATTGCAAAACTATTAATATTATGACACTGTAAAACTTGTTGTGTGCAGTTATTTCGCAGTGGTGGTGTACAAGGTCCTCAAGTTGCTAGTGGAGGAGTtggggggcagcagtggcttcCTGAAAAGGTTTTCCGGTCAACCCTTTAAAATCAGCACAGGaccatgctgctgctgctgcccctGCCTGCCCAGAGTGCCCATGTCCcggtaaaacacattttatgagctatttttaaaaatctaatatcattttcaaaacaaataaaaatggcttaataTATTGATTTCAAGAGCATAAACAGATTTTATATCAACACAAGAAATAGCCCAATTTCTGAAGTCTCCTCcaaacacatgcttttacagatggaggattggctgtggacctctccattaaaaagacccaagctcaTCATTGACAACTGATGACTGAATTGTTTTCTTGAGAAATTGCCCAGACCTAATTTTAACAGAATAAATATCACTCAAGTCAATTCGTAACAATGCTGATTAATCTAGTGTACAAACAGATTATAGCAGTCACCAGTCCTTCATAATTTCCTgctgtattttttcattcagGCCAATAATATAATACTTATTTTGATATATATGTCTTGTAGACGCATGCTGTTCTTGATGAAGTTGGGTGCTCTACAATACGCCATCCTCAAAACAGTCTTCTCTATCGTCTCCATTATTCTGTGGACCAATGGAAACTTTGACCTCACAAATGTAAGTAAATAAAAGGGACACTATAGGTTTTGCTGGTGAAGGGTTTGCCAAGTTCTTCATGAAATTGCTTCTGCTTAGAATGTAATTTATGTATACTACATATTCAattagacacatttttattgccTGTAACATTTTTCTTGATGCAGTCTCACttacgttttatgccatttaGTGAAATGCCCCGGTCAAAATCTTTATGAAGAACATTTTTTGGTTTTGGGCCCTCTACCTAAAAACATAATGCTCAATCTAAGTTCTTAATTGTTCTGACAAGATTAAACTGGATGTGACTTGTTTCCTGTTGTAGCTGGAGTCTACCAGCGCAGCCATTTGGATAAATGTATTCATAGGAGTCCTGACCATCATCTCCCTTTGGCCTGTGGGCATCACGTGCATGAACACTAAAGGGCTGCTGCAGCACATCAAGCTGGTGCCCAAATACGCCATGTACCAGGTCAGTTGTATGCATCAAAGATTCTACTAAACCTTTGTGTCCGTTTACATCATTTTATATAGAAATACAGATAAATCTGTTAGAGTGTAGTTATATGAAACTCCAGATGGGGAGAGTCAGATTATCCGAGTGAGCACATTACACTTTCATGTGGAATATCCAAAAGGCAAATTCACAAATACTGTCATGTTATGAGTAACCCAAGAACTCTagttcaacacaaatctgcattttaaacagttttaaacatgattgtcctatagaatgttgtgatgtcatctgactTGTATCTCAGTTTATCCaaacattttacaataacatttggcaagacatttcactttgcctttgtaaatattgtgtatAAGTGACTGATGGTGGTTATAGAGGCAGTTGGTGTAGATTGGTAGTCATGATtctgtctgccccagggcagctgtggcaataaaaataacttaccACCACCAGGAGTGGACAGGGAGTAAATAATAAACTAGTAAGTGATTTGAGTAGCATGTCAAGCCTCTAAAGAGAAATATAAATCTGAGCTAAATATACGAccaattcaaatgtaaatgacTGCAAGTGGGCAGATAGTTTAGTAATCCTTAATTCTACCCTGGTTATAAACTTAAAATGATCCATTACTCatagttttgtccttgtttgttACGATGTTTTAGCTGGTTCTGGTTCTGAGTCAGCTGCAGTCGTCCATTATTAACATCTTGGCGATGGATGGGACAATTGCGTGttcccctcctttctcctctcagGCCCGTGGCTCCAGTAAGCAGCTTCACCTGTTgtatatttgaataaataatgagTAAAGTTTACAGCCggcttgtgttttttcttcccCAGTGCTCAGTCAGCAGCTGATGATCATGGAGATGTTCATCATTACACTGGTCAATCGCTGTTTGTATCGACGCACATATGATGAatctgaggaggagcaggacaaCACCCACAACGGCACTGTGGCACTGAAGGCGCCCTGTGAGGAGCATGATGTATAAGACTCATGCCTATTTTGGGACTCTAAATGTCAAACTTTAATATACGCTAAAAGTTTACTGTTTACATTGAGTATGTGTcccaaaatgttattttatatcaAAAATCTAAATCCTAAAAGGTGTTtgtactgtaaaacatttgttAGACAATTTTATGCACAGGTTAAATGTTCCTttatatataaaagtatttatCTTTTTGGTAACTGGACAGTAAGTatgaaatacaaactgaaatgaaCCAACCTTTAATTCCTTTGATTCTTACTGTTATATTTTTAGAGTTAGCTGCTCTCATTTCTTCCCTTTATTGAAGCTGTACAATGACAATAGGGTTTTCCATAAATAGGTCCTGCTCTGCTTTTGTCAACAACTTGTTGTCCACAAGAGGGAGTGCTTGCATCTCTTCCAACTTCACTTTCACTTAAATGACAGAATACTCTCAGATCTATTAAAGagtatactgttatacttgtgcagactggaaaaaaaaacacacacagtaaaaatgctaCAATTAAGTTATACAAAAAAGCATTAAAAGTCCCATAAACAACTTAAATAAATtaagcatttaaaaaaatatatatattattcacAATGGAAATGTGGTTACTcaaaaaaaagctgaaaataacaaaaatagtcACAACATCATGCCATTTTCTCAAGCAACACAAGTAGatgcaataataattatataatgtGTCTGAATGCCTTCATTGTTGTCTAACATTGGTTACACATCAAGATCTTCAGAAAGTCACAACTCTCAGCAGCAGATTTCTGATCAGATTATGAAATACACTAACAGCCTCATAACCCAAATGTACCTAAAACTTCACCTTTTTTCTGGACCATAGGCAAAGTCTTACAACTGTTGAtgtgtccctgagcaagacactatACCAATGTATCAATGCAATGTGTAATTGTTTGGGGGGGCAGTAGTGCAAATAAGCAGTCTCTCTTCCCTCAGTGTATCCTATAATGTGGCTCTTTGAGAGGTTTTGTCAAGCCTCTAGAGTGGAATACAAGTAATGCGTTATTAGTGATAATTAAAGGGTCAGTCTcagtcacacattttttgtagcGATGCAATGCTCTTTGATGGCTGAAAACTGTTATCCACAATCTGCCCATAAACCACAGCATTAACCAGGATAGAGGCGTTTATATAAAGCCGGATCAATGAGAAATCCAGAATTTGGCTGTGTTAAAGGAGTGTTTGTTTGTGGCCCTTATGTAAACAGTCATCAGACAGcaaaagatggagggaggaggagaggagagggagcctCCTTGATTGCCCCTGGCTCCGCAGCGCTGACGAAAGCTGCTTAGCCCctcagtttccatggtgacccaCAGAGAGCAGCCAGACAAAAAAACGAGGCAAAGGGGAGTGGCTTAGAGGGAGAAATAGAGGAGAAAGAGCTGGATGGCAAGATAGACAGAAGgagggacacacacagactgtaacGCTGTGTGCTGCTGATGTAACATAGGGCTACACGCGGATAATAAAATTACATTGCTCCCTAAGGATTTCATTGCTCTCTAATTTATATTTACCACTGACTTGAGGACAAAGAACTGAAGATGGATGTGCAAACGGAGAACACGGAACCACCACCATCTGAGTCGCAGCCCAGTGGAAAAATCAGAAAGGGATTCAAGCTGTTTGGGAAGCGCAAGCCCGGTAACATCTTTTCTATTCGAAGCAAAAGCGAAGGAAATAATAAGTCCCCACTGCACAGGAGTAAAACCCTGGACGTTCCAGACTCTGCAGCTAACGACTCAGAGGACCAGGAGAAAGATAAGACTGACGGagatgaggagcagacagaggagggtCCACTGGGTGAAGATGGCGTTCTGGCTGCCGCTCCTGCCCgcacctccatctcctctgccAGCTCGGCCAAGTCCCTGGGCTTCCTTTCCATCCTCAGAGGGGGTCGGAGGGGAGTGGGGGACCGCAGAGTACAAACCGTATCCCAGCCCGTAGGACGCCAGCGCCGGGGGATTAAGGGTCTATTTGGAAATGTTAAGTTTCGCTCAAAGGataaggaggagaaagaggaggtcCCGCCGAGCCCACTCTTAATGTCATCCAGAAGTAACAGTGTGGAGATCATCAAAGAGGACTTGACGTTGACCCCCAAATCTCACCCTCGCTCGCTGGACAGCCCCGGGACAGAGAGCTCGGAGCCCACCAACAAGAGCCTAACAGCCCAGGACAGCTCGACCACGTCCCCAACTAGGACTCCAGGCGGTGAACCAAATGAGTCACATTGTACTATGCAGGCCGCCATGGTTCCCGGTGAGACCAGCCTGAGCACGCTATTGGCTGACATCTCCTCACTCCTGACCTTTGACTCCATCTCGGGAGGGGGGGACATCATGGCGGACGTGGAAGCAGAGTGGGGTAAAGCTTCTATATCCTCAGATGTTTCGCCTTCATATACTACATCATTTTCAAAACCTGTCTCTTCACCGTTATCTTCAGTCTCACCTAAACCTGTTAACTCATTTCACACCACGCTGCCTTCTTCAACTACACCATCTTCTCCGATGAAACCCAGCAGCATCATCACCACGTTAACCAAATCTACAACTTTGACAACACCAACCATCAAACCAACAAATGAGACGACAACAGACGTCACATCAGCTGCCATAAAACCATCAACAAGCCCATTAACGAACATTTCCGCACCAATTATGTCTTCCCCGACAATTACAATGAAAACTACTTTGAGCATAACCATGACTACAACAGCTCCTCCTAATGCTCAAGCCACTGCAACTAAAGTGCCATCAGCTAGCTCAATTTTAACCTCAACAGTGAACAAGCTAGCATCTGAGACCACCGAAACTCCCAAAACGGTATCATCGGTGAGCTTTGTTACCACACCACCTCCAGCAATGGTTAACCCACCTAAAACTACACCATTCACCCTGACCTCAACTTCCAAACCGGATTTGTCAAGCAGTTTACCAGCCACCTCTTTCAACAAAGTCCCAGTGACAGTATCGTTGTCATATCCTCTTACAGCCAAGCCCACGCCTCCCGCACCA from Periophthalmus magnuspinnatus isolate fPerMag1 chromosome 14, fPerMag1.2.pri, whole genome shotgun sequence encodes the following:
- the LOC117381465 gene encoding organic solute transporter subunit alpha-like; its protein translation is MDSLEEMMNGTIHPACLQEPPLAIDVIKELDMFGICLYSILTFMSCLSLLLYLDICVYIYRHVPYPKKTIIIWINGAAPCIAIMSCFGMWIPRAVMFTDMASNCYFAVVVYKVLKLLVEELGGSSGFLKRFSGQPFKISTGPCCCCCPCLPRVPMSRRMLFLMKLGALQYAILKTVFSIVSIILWTNGNFDLTNLESTSAAIWINVFIGVLTIISLWPVGITCMNTKGLLQHIKLVPKYAMYQLVLVLSQLQSSIINILAMDGTIACSPPFSSQARGSMLSQQLMIMEMFIITLVNRCLYRRTYDESEEEQDNTHNGTVALKAPCEEHDV
- the si:ch211-244c8.4 gene encoding mucin-2 — encoded protein: MDVQTENTEPPPSESQPSGKIRKGFKLFGKRKPGNIFSIRSKSEGNNKSPLHRSKTLDVPDSAANDSEDQEKDKTDGDEEQTEEGPLGEDGVLAAAPARTSISSASSAKSLGFLSILRGGRRGVGDRRVQTVSQPVGRQRRGIKGLFGNVKFRSKDKEEKEEVPPSPLLMSSRSNSVEIIKEDLTLTPKSHPRSLDSPGTESSEPTNKSLTAQDSSTTSPTRTPGGEPNESHCTMQAAMVPGETSLSTLLADISSLLTFDSISGGGDIMADVEAEWGKASISSDVSPSYTTSFSKPVSSPLSSVSPKPVNSFHTTLPSSTTPSSPMKPSSIITTLTKSTTLTTPTIKPTNETTTDVTSAAIKPSTSPLTNISAPIMSSPTITMKTTLSITMTTTAPPNAQATATKVPSASSILTSTVNKLASETTETPKTVSSVSFVTTPPPAMVNPPKTTPFTLTSTSKPDLSSSLPATSFNKVPVTVSLSYPLTAKPTPPAPLISSKIPTTEVMAASKSVSTTSVTPPDQFSTADLNKTSQSFVSESSSSTATTFTKTQVSSVSVLSTVSKSQAPPTSAPPVYLNETIPTKLTATSSMSANSIPTPALAQISPMSSTSSLSVSKEGPLSISQPKISPAPSETPSFLSKMPTLTSQISASSPQIPLSTTTLSTHPALSQTSSCPISSAPLSRDGLSRKRESDPCLLDGNLTLSSKTPEPRDTLQENSHQIKEDKKKTSQGHGTGLSKIPVVGGGRVGKIPVRISHNTEEEANKDMTTSAAPEESAPHINSHDSASKDKISISEVAVVTSKQSQEESQTQSKAPTCSPRDSKIPVKHGSQIPQANRTKIPVSKVPVRRAAGAKPAAQSGTTQIRK